The following are from one region of the Littorina saxatilis isolate snail1 linkage group LG4, US_GU_Lsax_2.0, whole genome shotgun sequence genome:
- the LOC138963750 gene encoding uncharacterized protein — protein sequence MSHSPCLPVCYPGWLSSLINAEDICRTDYDSAVTCKSGCCGTYPRQYCCAATSGVGRIVGYVIGSIAGVCILVGLCCCCCCGCCGCCRGSDSHTTVVHQANTPSVTVVNTTNTSQCVNGGFAA from the exons atgtctcattctccctGTCTGCCGGTCTGCTATCCTGGCTGGCTGTCTTCCT TGATCAACGCAGAGGACATTTGCAGAACTGACTACGATTCTGCAGTAACATGTAAAAGCGGGTGTTGTGGCACCTACCCAAGACAGTACTGTTGCGCGGCGACAAGCGG TGTTGGACGTATTGTTGGCTATGTGATCGGTAGCATTGCTGGCGTGTGCATACTGGTGGGTctgtgttgttgctgctgttgcggGTGTTGCGGCTGTTGTCGCGGCAGTGACTCTCACACCACAGTTGTCCATCAGGCCAACACCCCCTCTGTCACAGTCGTTAACACTA CCAACACCAGCCAGTGTGTAAATGGTGGCTTCGCAGCTTGA